Proteins encoded within one genomic window of Bacillus thuringiensis:
- the rocR gene encoding arginine utilization transcriptional regulator RocR, which translates to MTLLAVSTQEVIEAILGSIDEAIHAVDENGITIFYNTVAAKHDGSKIEKVLGKHLLEAFPSLSRETSTLMKVLDTKKPIVHQVQHYQNLNGEDICTVNTTLPIFIDGNIAGAVEIAKDYSTVQKLTDTIVDLQSKIKRSSRKKAIKKHVAFETIVTNDARFKQTKELAQKVAPTDANVLIYGETGTGKELFVQAIHEASKRKNKPFIAQNCAALPESLLESLLFGTTKGSYTGAIERAGLFELVDGGTLFLDELNSMPLDLQAKMLRVLEDGVIRRIGDNKTRKVDVRVITAMNQPPEVCLRENKIRTDLYYRLNVFSLYIPPLRERTEDVLLLASYFLNEYNKSYKKGVLQMDQEAKERLQSYQWPGNVRELKHTIEHAVIIAEGNTLTANCLPRTFRKESLPKKKSILPLREALHQTEKELIDQALIETEGNILQAAKMLGIPRQTLQYKLSKYDKTAE; encoded by the coding sequence ATGACATTGCTAGCAGTTTCGACACAAGAAGTCATTGAAGCGATTTTGGGCAGTATTGATGAGGCTATACACGCAGTAGATGAAAATGGTATCACAATTTTCTATAATACTGTAGCTGCAAAACACGATGGATCAAAAATTGAAAAAGTGTTAGGTAAACATTTGTTAGAGGCGTTCCCTTCTTTATCTAGGGAAACAAGTACGTTGATGAAAGTGTTAGATACAAAAAAACCAATCGTTCATCAAGTTCAGCATTATCAAAATTTAAATGGGGAAGACATTTGTACAGTAAATACAACGTTACCTATTTTTATAGATGGAAATATCGCGGGAGCTGTTGAAATCGCAAAGGATTATTCCACAGTTCAAAAACTTACGGATACCATTGTAGATTTGCAGTCGAAAATAAAGCGGTCATCTAGAAAAAAAGCAATCAAAAAGCATGTTGCATTTGAGACGATAGTGACGAATGATGCTCGGTTTAAACAGACGAAAGAATTAGCGCAAAAAGTAGCCCCAACTGATGCAAATGTTTTAATATATGGGGAAACAGGAACAGGAAAAGAGTTATTTGTACAAGCGATTCATGAAGCTTCTAAGCGGAAGAACAAGCCGTTTATTGCACAAAACTGCGCAGCTTTGCCGGAGTCGCTGTTAGAAAGTTTATTGTTTGGAACGACGAAAGGGAGTTATACTGGGGCAATTGAACGAGCGGGATTATTTGAACTTGTAGATGGAGGGACATTGTTTTTAGATGAACTGAATTCAATGCCGCTCGATTTACAAGCGAAGATGTTACGTGTATTAGAGGATGGTGTTATTCGTCGAATTGGTGATAATAAGACGAGAAAAGTGGATGTTCGTGTTATTACCGCAATGAATCAGCCACCAGAAGTATGTTTAAGAGAGAATAAAATTCGTACTGATTTATATTATAGGTTAAATGTATTTTCATTATATATTCCGCCGCTACGTGAAAGAACTGAGGATGTATTATTATTAGCATCTTATTTTTTGAATGAATATAATAAAAGTTATAAAAAAGGTGTACTTCAAATGGATCAGGAAGCGAAAGAAAGACTACAGTCTTACCAATGGCCTGGAAATGTTCGGGAGCTAAAACATACGATTGAACATGCTGTTATTATCGCAGAAGGTAATACATTAACAGCCAATTGTTTACCGCGTACATTTCGGAAAGAGAGTCTTCCGAAGAAGAAGAGCATATTGCCTCTTAGAGAAGCACTTCATCAAACGGAAAAAGAATTAATAGATCAAGCGTTAATTGAAACGGAAGGGAATATATTACAAGCTGCAAAAATGTTAGGTATCCCTCGTCAAACGCTTCAATATAAACTGAGTAAGTACGACAAAACCGCCGAATAA
- a CDS encoding YokU family protein: MNCMWCDSTEAKESLNTVYWELPDGTQAIEIQETPCISCSSCGMDYQSDQTVKEIEDQLFLIYTKDLPKQLTYEELMGRPRLLKRNYFDF; the protein is encoded by the coding sequence ATGAATTGTATGTGGTGTGACAGTACAGAAGCGAAAGAAAGCTTAAATACTGTATATTGGGAATTACCAGATGGTACGCAAGCCATTGAAATCCAAGAGACACCATGTATTTCTTGCTCCTCATGTGGTATGGACTATCAATCAGATCAAACTGTGAAAGAAATAGAAGATCAGTTGTTTTTAATTTATACGAAAGATTTACCAAAACAACTAACATATGAAGAATTAATGGGAAGACCAAGACTACTAAAAAGGAATTATTTCGACTTTTAA
- a CDS encoding sporulation protein — translation MFQKFLASVGIGSTKVDTVLEKDEYIVGEEILGKVHITGGSVSQQIESIYLTLSTSYIREVDDKKVTATYDLERVRLTEPFSVEPNEKKEIPFSFIMPVETPLTLGMKTVWVHTGLDIKRSIDPSDRDYIQVLPNTLLNSVLESVNQLGFKARHIECEELPYRLRKQVPFAQEFEFVPVSGQLYGKLDELELLILPSAYDRLEIIMEVDRKSRGLAGLFAEALDLDEKVIRFTVTNEDIPTMKEKISNYIF, via the coding sequence ATGTTTCAAAAGTTTTTAGCAAGTGTTGGTATTGGTAGTACAAAAGTAGATACAGTTCTTGAAAAAGATGAGTATATTGTTGGAGAAGAGATATTAGGGAAGGTTCATATAACTGGTGGTTCAGTTAGCCAACAAATTGAAAGCATTTACTTAACGTTATCCACATCGTATATACGAGAAGTAGATGATAAAAAAGTAACAGCAACATATGATTTAGAGCGAGTTCGTTTAACAGAACCTTTTTCTGTTGAACCGAATGAAAAAAAAGAAATTCCATTTTCATTTATAATGCCAGTTGAAACACCGCTTACACTTGGAATGAAAACAGTTTGGGTGCATACAGGTCTTGATATTAAACGCAGTATAGATCCAAGTGATCGTGATTACATTCAAGTGTTGCCAAATACACTATTAAATAGTGTGTTAGAGAGTGTAAATCAATTAGGTTTTAAAGCGCGTCATATAGAATGTGAAGAATTACCGTATCGATTACGTAAGCAAGTTCCATTTGCACAAGAATTTGAGTTTGTTCCTGTTTCCGGACAGCTTTATGGAAAATTAGATGAACTAGAATTATTAATCTTGCCAAGTGCTTACGATCGCCTAGAGATTATTATGGAAGTTGACAGAAAATCTCGTGGATTAGCAGGTTTATTTGCAGAAGCACTGGATCTTGACGAGAAGGTGATTCGCTTTACAGTAACGAATGAGGATATTCCAACGATGAAAGAAAAAATTAGCAATTATATTTTTTAA
- a CDS encoding beta-propeller fold lactonase family protein, whose translation MKNNQNSNDPCEKFQFPCFISISSCNQTNCCTPVFFSFSQQQELLSLINQLNQAILSFFTTPNPTTIQILQSALQALHDLIITVQPNTPNRNLVIRTITQLINSLPTASLTQISALFQFLFQNLSSLISCSNISDPLLQQTFNLILQGILNSSLLNIIGVPGPTGATGPRGFPGPKGATGPQGVQGIQGPEGTEGATGPQGVQGLQGPEGLAGATGPQGVEGLQGPEGPPGPTGPQGVQGIQGPPGPPGPTGSGTGMGVPGPPGPTGPQGVQGIQGPEGPEGATGPQGVQGIQGPEGLEGPTGPQGVQGIQGPEGPEGPTGPQGVQGIQGPEGPPGPTGDCECPPGPTGPTGPTGPTGPACNFLVYATNAGTIDDPTNDTVSVINTGTNTVVATITVGNAPLEVTVSPNGARAYVTNIFSNTVSVIDTATNTVITTIPVGIRPIGVAVSPDNTTVYVGNHGDNTVSVINAATNTVIDTIPVGINPQGITVSPNGAFAYVANELSNTISVINTATNTVSTTIPVGIRPRIIVFTLDGTRAYVTNQNSNTVSVIDTATNSVINTINVGTEPVGIDITPDGTRIYVVNKVSDNVSVINVATNTVIDTIPVALSPDQVTIIPDGTRAYVTNQASNTVSVIDTATNTVIFTVPVGVAPTGIATGTICE comes from the coding sequence ATGAAAAATAATCAAAACTCAAACGATCCGTGCGAAAAGTTTCAATTCCCCTGTTTTATTTCTATATCCTCTTGTAATCAAACTAATTGTTGTACACCTGTTTTTTTCTCATTTTCTCAGCAACAAGAATTATTGTCCCTAATTAACCAATTAAACCAAGCTATCCTTTCCTTCTTTACCACGCCAAATCCGACAACTATACAAATACTCCAATCTGCATTACAGGCATTACATGATTTAATCATTACAGTGCAACCAAATACTCCAAATAGAAATTTAGTTATACGAACTATAACTCAACTAATCAATTCCTTACCTACTGCATCTCTTACTCAAATCTCTGCGTTATTCCAATTTCTATTCCAAAATTTATCTTCGCTTATTAGTTGTTCCAATATATCGGACCCATTGTTGCAACAAACATTCAACTTAATTTTGCAAGGAATATTGAATAGTTCTCTATTAAATATTATCGGAGTACCCGGTCCTACTGGAGCTACTGGACCTAGAGGATTCCCAGGACCTAAAGGAGCTACTGGACCTCAAGGTGTGCAAGGTATTCAAGGACCAGAAGGAACAGAAGGAGCTACTGGACCTCAAGGTGTGCAAGGGCTTCAAGGACCGGAAGGACTTGCAGGAGCTACTGGACCTCAAGGCGTGGAAGGACTTCAAGGGCCAGAAGGACCACCTGGACCCACTGGACCACAAGGTGTGCAAGGTATTCAAGGACCACCTGGACCACCTGGACCCACTGGCTCTGGGACTGGAATGGGAGTTCCTGGACCACCTGGGCCGACTGGACCTCAGGGGGTACAAGGAATTCAAGGGCCGGAAGGACCAGAAGGAGCTACTGGGCCTCAAGGTGTGCAAGGTATTCAGGGACCAGAAGGACTCGAAGGGCCGACTGGACCTCAAGGTGTGCAAGGTATTCAGGGGCCGGAAGGACCAGAAGGGCCGACTGGACCTCAAGGTGTGCAAGGTATTCAGGGGCCGGAAGGACCACCTGGACCGACTGGAGATTGTGAATGTCCACCGGGGCCGACTGGGCCGACTGGGCCAACCGGACCTACGGGACCTGCATGTAATTTCCTAGTATATGCCACTAATGCAGGAACCATAGATGATCCTACAAATGATACAGTATCTGTGATTAACACCGGAACAAATACAGTAGTTGCTACAATTACTGTAGGTAATGCACCTCTTGAAGTAACAGTTTCACCAAATGGAGCTCGTGCTTATGTTACTAATATTTTTTCTAATACCGTTTCCGTTATTGATACTGCTACTAATACCGTTATCACTACCATTCCTGTTGGTATTCGTCCAATAGGTGTAGCTGTTTCTCCAGATAACACAACTGTTTATGTTGGAAATCATGGTGATAATACTGTTTCTGTTATTAATGCAGCTACTAACACGGTTATTGATACCATCCCTGTTGGTATCAATCCGCAAGGAATCACTGTTTCCCCAAATGGAGCCTTTGCATATGTTGCAAACGAATTAAGCAACACAATATCTGTTATTAATACTGCTACTAATACTGTCAGCACTACGATTCCTGTTGGCATTCGCCCTAGGATAATCGTCTTTACATTAGATGGTACTCGTGCGTATGTCACAAATCAAAATAGCAATACTGTTTCTGTTATTGACACCGCTACTAATTCCGTTATTAATACAATTAACGTAGGTACTGAACCGGTTGGTATAGATATTACACCAGATGGCACTCGTATTTATGTTGTAAATAAAGTTAGCGATAATGTATCTGTAATAAACGTAGCAACAAATACAGTAATCGATACAATTCCTGTTGCTTTATCCCCGGATCAAGTAACCATCATACCAGATGGCACTCGCGCCTATGTTACAAACCAAGCTAGTAACACTGTATCTGTCATTGATACTGCTACAAATACGGTTATTTTTACAGTTCCAGTAGGTGTTGCTCCAACTGGTATAGCAACCGGAACTATTTGTGAATAA
- a CDS encoding cation diffusion facilitator family transporter codes for MDTLSHKEADKGAIVSIMAYIFLSSMKIIISYITLSSALRADGLNNLTDIGASLAILIGLKISRKPRDPDHPYGHSRAEQIASLVASFIMATVGLEVVISAIQSFLNPKQAAPNVLAAWVALFSAVVMYFVYLYTKKIAARTKSKSLEAAAKDNLSDALVSIGTVVGIVGSQFQMPILDPIAALIVGFIICKTAWEIFVEASHMLTDGIDPDKMEEYADAIEHIGGVEHIVDIRARMYGNQTYVDITIEVDARMDVGESHCITDNIEAMLRKKFGIYHAHIHVEPMEKEPIMT; via the coding sequence ATGGATACTCTTTCTCATAAAGAAGCTGATAAAGGTGCGATTGTCAGCATTATGGCCTACATATTTTTATCCTCTATGAAAATCATCATCAGTTATATTACCCTCTCTAGCGCATTACGTGCTGACGGTTTAAATAACTTAACGGATATCGGTGCTTCTTTAGCGATATTAATTGGTCTAAAAATCTCTCGTAAACCTCGTGACCCAGATCATCCATATGGACATTCGCGTGCAGAACAAATTGCATCACTTGTTGCTTCTTTTATTATGGCAACGGTCGGATTAGAAGTTGTTATTAGTGCCATTCAATCTTTTTTAAATCCGAAACAAGCAGCGCCTAATGTCCTTGCTGCATGGGTAGCTTTATTTTCTGCTGTCGTTATGTACTTTGTATATTTGTATACGAAAAAGATTGCAGCTCGAACAAAAAGTAAATCATTAGAGGCCGCTGCAAAGGATAATTTATCAGATGCTCTCGTAAGTATTGGTACAGTTGTAGGTATTGTCGGCTCACAGTTCCAAATGCCTATTTTAGATCCGATTGCCGCTCTAATTGTCGGCTTTATTATTTGTAAAACCGCATGGGAGATTTTCGTAGAAGCTTCTCATATGCTAACGGATGGAATCGATCCAGATAAGATGGAAGAGTACGCTGATGCAATTGAGCATATTGGTGGTGTGGAACACATCGTAGATATTAGAGCACGTATGTATGGGAATCAAACGTACGTTGATATTACAATTGAAGTAGATGCTCGTATGGATGTTGGTGAAAGTCATTGTATTACTGATAACATTGAAGCTATGCTTCGGAAAAAGTTTGGCATTTACCATGCACACATTCATGTTGAACCAATGGAAAAAGAACCTATTATGACATAG
- a CDS encoding YozD family protein: MKEIEVVIDTEEIAEFFYEQLIERGYVPKREEIEDLADITFEYLLEKCMIDEVFDEEDE; the protein is encoded by the coding sequence ATGAAGGAAATTGAAGTCGTAATTGATACGGAGGAGATTGCGGAGTTTTTTTATGAGCAACTAATTGAAAGAGGATACGTCCCAAAAAGAGAAGAAATTGAAGATCTCGCAGACATTACATTCGAGTACTTATTAGAGAAATGTATGATTGATGAAGTTTTTGATGAAGAAGATGAGTGA
- a CDS encoding DUF3930 family protein: MEYQYEVKQEVEQTKEEFMHEDQWADSLIKWLFIFLIIVGIPYTAYVVVQFILSF; the protein is encoded by the coding sequence ATGGAATATCAATATGAGGTAAAGCAAGAAGTAGAGCAAACAAAAGAAGAGTTCATGCATGAAGATCAATGGGCAGACTCTCTTATTAAATGGCTTTTTATTTTTTTAATAATTGTAGGCATACCTTATACTGCATATGTTGTTGTTCAATTCATTCTCTCTTTCTAG
- the ablA gene encoding lysine 2,3-aminomutase, with protein MLHDVYKPNRHWKDIELWKDVTEEQWNDWVWQLTNTIKTLDDLKKVINLTPDEEEGVKISTKTIPLNITPYYAWLMNPDDPRCPIRMQSVPISEELYKTKYDLEDPLHEDEDSPVPGLTHRYPDRVLFLVTNQCSMYCRYCTRRRFSGQIGMGVPKKQLDDAIAYIRETPQVRDVLISGGDGLLINDKILEYVLKNLREIPHVEIIRIGTRAPVVFPQRITENLCNIIKKYHPVWLNTHFNTSIEITEESKKACEMLANAGVPVGNQAVILAGINDSVPIMKKLMHDLVKIRVRPYYIYQCDLSEGIGHFRAPVSKGLEIIEGLRGHTSGYAVPTFVVDAPGGGGKIALQPNYLISQSADKVVLRNFEGVITTYPEPESYIPGRAEGYFKEIYPNYEEKRSDVGIAGLMSDKKFNLVPDDLQRMNRRKDYEDNETHASLKDKRDKRDQLKDKKYQSQMAKLEENDKKTEGDAV; from the coding sequence ATGTTACATGATGTATACAAACCAAATCGTCACTGGAAGGATATCGAATTATGGAAAGATGTTACTGAAGAACAATGGAATGATTGGGTTTGGCAATTAACGAATACGATCAAAACGTTAGATGACTTAAAGAAAGTGATTAACTTAACACCTGATGAAGAAGAGGGCGTTAAAATTTCAACGAAAACGATCCCGTTAAATATTACACCGTACTATGCTTGGTTAATGAATCCTGATGACCCACGCTGTCCGATTCGGATGCAATCTGTACCGATCTCGGAAGAGTTATATAAAACAAAATATGATTTAGAAGATCCACTTCATGAAGATGAAGATTCACCAGTTCCAGGGTTAACACATCGATATCCTGACCGCGTACTATTTTTAGTAACGAATCAATGTTCTATGTATTGTCGTTACTGTACACGCCGTCGTTTTAGTGGACAAATTGGAATGGGTGTGCCGAAGAAACAATTAGATGATGCAATTGCTTACATTCGTGAAACACCACAAGTACGAGATGTATTAATCTCTGGTGGTGACGGTCTTCTAATTAACGATAAAATTTTAGAATATGTATTAAAAAATTTACGAGAGATTCCGCATGTTGAGATTATTCGTATCGGAACGAGAGCGCCGGTAGTATTCCCGCAGCGTATTACAGAAAACTTATGTAATATTATTAAAAAATATCATCCAGTATGGTTAAATACACATTTCAATACATCTATTGAAATTACTGAAGAATCGAAAAAGGCATGTGAAATGTTAGCGAATGCTGGTGTTCCAGTCGGAAACCAAGCAGTAATTTTAGCTGGTATTAACGACAGCGTTCCAATTATGAAAAAATTAATGCATGACTTAGTAAAAATCCGTGTACGTCCATACTATATTTATCAATGTGACTTATCTGAAGGTATTGGTCATTTCCGTGCACCAGTTTCTAAAGGTCTTGAAATTATCGAAGGTTTACGTGGACATACGTCTGGTTATGCAGTACCAACATTCGTTGTTGATGCACCAGGAGGAGGCGGTAAAATTGCGCTTCAGCCAAACTATTTAATCTCGCAAAGTGCAGATAAAGTTGTACTTCGTAACTTCGAAGGTGTTATTACAACGTATCCAGAGCCAGAAAGCTATATTCCAGGAAGAGCAGAAGGATACTTTAAAGAGATCTATCCAAACTACGAAGAAAAACGTTCAGATGTTGGTATCGCGGGTCTTATGAGCGATAAGAAATTTAACCTTGTTCCAGACGATTTACAGCGTATGAACCGTCGTAAAGACTATGAAGATAATGAAACGCATGCATCATTAAAAGATAAACGTGATAAGCGTGACCAATTGAAAGATAAGAAGTATCAATCACAAATGGCTAAATTAGAAGAAAACGACAAAAAAACTGAGGGTGATGCAGTATGA
- a CDS encoding YozE family protein gives MKKTFYHYMMKHRAALFSNEISNLAEAMYDDLSFPKQSEDYDEISSYLELSGMLESMSIFDEAWDLYIQER, from the coding sequence TTGAAAAAGACATTTTACCACTATATGATGAAGCATCGTGCAGCTTTATTTAGTAATGAAATATCGAATTTAGCAGAGGCAATGTATGATGATTTAAGTTTTCCAAAGCAATCTGAAGATTATGATGAAATTAGTTCATACTTAGAGTTAAGTGGAATGCTAGAAAGTATGTCTATATTTGATGAAGCATGGGATTTGTACATACAAGAGAGATAA
- a CDS encoding serine/threonine protein kinase codes for MKWRRILALFDRPLRENTIVAERYKIESVIGMGSYGVTYVVNDLQINRYKVLKQLRQSKQRYESGRKSFEQERMILQTLNHHAIPSLYDHFVWEKKSFFVMEYMPGKNFEDYIFLDGHAYTEREVFKILYEILEIVSVFHSAGIIHRDLRIPNILMKENQISIIDFGLAKLKGEGDERATTYEGEQALMREVHFRSDFYALGHFSLFLLYAGYESNEKHEKPWYDELTLKNYNREMLMRMLQIKTPYYENVQDLKKDVAFALERMEPPCFKSF; via the coding sequence ATGAAATGGCGTCGTATACTAGCTTTATTTGATAGACCACTGCGTGAAAATACAATTGTTGCAGAACGTTATAAAATTGAATCAGTAATTGGAATGGGCAGTTATGGGGTTACATATGTCGTTAATGATTTACAAATAAATAGATATAAAGTCTTAAAACAATTAAGACAAAGCAAACAAAGATATGAGTCTGGAAGAAAATCATTTGAACAAGAGAGAATGATTTTACAAACATTAAATCATCATGCAATTCCTAGTTTATACGATCATTTCGTATGGGAGAAAAAAAGCTTTTTTGTGATGGAATATATGCCAGGTAAAAATTTCGAAGATTATATTTTCTTAGATGGGCATGCATATACAGAACGTGAAGTTTTTAAAATTTTATATGAAATATTAGAAATTGTATCGGTGTTTCATAGTGCAGGTATTATTCACCGAGATTTACGCATTCCAAACATATTAATGAAAGAAAACCAAATTAGTATTATTGATTTTGGATTGGCTAAATTAAAAGGTGAGGGTGATGAACGAGCTACAACTTATGAAGGTGAACAAGCTTTGATGCGAGAAGTTCACTTTCGTAGTGATTTTTATGCGCTTGGTCATTTCTCATTATTTTTATTATATGCAGGCTATGAATCTAATGAAAAACATGAAAAACCATGGTATGACGAATTAACTTTGAAAAATTATAACCGTGAAATGCTTATGCGAATGTTACAAATAAAAACGCCGTACTATGAGAATGTACAAGATTTAAAAAAAGATGTAGCTTTTGCTTTAGAAAGGATGGAGCCCCCATGTTTCAAAAGTTTTTAG
- a CDS encoding phosphatase PAP2 family protein — MKRYRHLYLLSFTLLICFVVLSLSYHTACIEKFDNIVAHFIQSFRNDYLTAYFTWVSFIGSKRIYFPLLIILVMYFLVRKKLLSALLLTINYYGSRYLNSMLKLWYERARPDVTQLVTATGYSFPSGHTMNATAFLGFIAYVTITEERITLHKKLLIIFIASFVVLSISVSRIYLGVHYPSDILAGWAAGSSWLVLCVIFHKAFTKKEPMS, encoded by the coding sequence GTGAAACGATATCGACATTTATACTTGTTAAGTTTTACGCTACTCATTTGTTTTGTCGTATTATCACTTTCGTATCATACCGCTTGTATTGAGAAATTTGACAATATAGTCGCGCATTTTATTCAAAGTTTTCGAAACGACTACTTGACAGCCTATTTTACTTGGGTGTCTTTTATCGGTTCCAAAAGAATATATTTTCCGTTACTCATTATTCTTGTAATGTACTTTCTCGTTAGAAAAAAATTGCTTAGTGCATTACTTCTAACAATTAATTATTATGGATCTCGTTATTTAAACAGTATGCTTAAACTATGGTACGAACGAGCAAGACCTGATGTAACGCAGCTTGTTACTGCAACTGGATATAGTTTTCCGAGCGGTCATACGATGAATGCTACTGCTTTTTTAGGATTTATTGCATACGTTACAATTACAGAAGAACGGATTACATTGCATAAAAAATTGCTCATTATTTTTATAGCAAGCTTTGTTGTATTATCTATTTCAGTTAGCCGAATATATCTTGGCGTTCACTATCCATCTGACATATTAGCAGGGTGGGCAGCTGGCAGTAGTTGGCTCGTTTTATGTGTAATATTTCATAAAGCGTTCACTAAAAAAGAACCTATGTCATAA
- a CDS encoding thioredoxin family protein, with translation MDSEKGETNMKEIKSEQEFKDIIASEEPVVVKFFTTWCPDCVRMDNFIGDVMEEFNKFEWYSINKDEFPSIAEEYQVMGIPSLLVYQNGEKLGHLHSANAKTEEQVTEFLEAY, from the coding sequence ATTGATAGTGAAAAAGGAGAAACTAACATGAAAGAAATCAAATCTGAACAAGAATTCAAAGACATCATCGCAAGCGAGGAGCCAGTAGTTGTTAAGTTCTTTACTACATGGTGCCCAGATTGCGTACGTATGGATAACTTTATCGGAGATGTAATGGAAGAATTCAATAAGTTTGAATGGTATTCTATTAATAAAGATGAGTTCCCAAGTATCGCTGAAGAGTATCAAGTAATGGGTATTCCAAGTTTACTTGTATATCAAAATGGCGAGAAGCTAGGCCACTTACATAGTGCTAATGCAAAAACTGAAGAGCAAGTTACTGAGTTTTTAGAAGCATACTAA
- a CDS encoding DUF3947 family protein, which translates to MFYSYFASQADIRPAYGTSITFSGAQSTVQAVQQALQMQQQMQMQQQGIQPYYSSMEYFYPVHQITPYGSSFLTIPYGTVFNL; encoded by the coding sequence ATGTTTTATTCATATTTTGCTTCTCAAGCAGATATTCGACCAGCGTATGGTACATCAATAACGTTTAGCGGAGCACAAAGTACAGTTCAAGCTGTTCAACAAGCGTTACAAATGCAACAACAAATGCAAATGCAGCAACAAGGTATCCAGCCGTATTATTCATCCATGGAGTATTTTTATCCAGTGCATCAAATCACACCGTATGGAAGTTCTTTTCTTACAATCCCATATGGAACTGTATTTAATCTATAA